The following coding sequences are from one Remersonia thermophila strain ATCC 22073 chromosome 2, whole genome shotgun sequence window:
- a CDS encoding 60S ribosomal protein uL10, which translates to MGGKSGNKAGYFDKLKGLLEAYKSIFIVSVDNVSSQQMHEIRQALRGQGVVLMGKNTMVRRALRTFVADAPEYERLLPFVKGNIGFVFTNGDLKDIRDKILANRVAAPARAGAIAPVDVWVPAGNTGMEPGKTSFFQALGVPTKIARGTIEITSDLKLVEAGAKVGPSEATLLNMLNISPFTYGMTIAQVYDNGNTFPPSVLDIGEEQLLKSFSSAITTVAAVSLALNYPTLPSVIHSLVNTYKKVLAVAIETEFSWPEIEELKDRIANPEAYAAAAPAAAAAAGPAETKAEEKKEESEKEESDDEGFGGLFD; encoded by the exons ATGGGGGGCAAATCTGGAAACAAGGCCGGCTACTTCGACAAGCTGAAGGGCTTGTTGGAGGCGTACAAGTCCATCTTCATCGTCTCGGTCGACAATGTCTCGTCGCAGCAGATGCACGAGATTCGCCAGGCCCTCCGTGGCCAGGGCGTTGTCCTGATGGGCAAGAACACCATG GTCCGCCGCGCTCTCAGGAccttcgtcgccgacgcccccgagtacgagcgcctgctgccgTTCGTCAAGGGCAACATCGGCTTCGTCTTCACCAACGGCGACCTCAAGGATATCCGCGACAAGATCCTGGCCAACCGTGttgccgcccccgcccgtGCCGGTGCCATCGCCCCGGTCGACGTGTGGGTGCCTGCTGGCAACACCGGCATGGAACCCGGCAAGACCTCCTTCTtccaggccctcggcgtccccACCAAGATCGCCCGTGGTACCATTGAAATCACGAGCGAcctcaagctcgtcgaggccggcgccaaggtcgGCCCCTCGGAGGCCACCCTGCTCAACATGCTCAACATCTCGCCCTTCACCTACGGTATGACCATCGCCCAGGTCTACGACAATGGCAACACCTTCCCCCCCTCGGTTCTCGACatcggcgaggagcagctcctcAAGTCGTTCTCTTCGGCCATCACCACGGTCGCTGCCGTCTCCCTGGCCCTCAACTACCCGACCCTGCCCTCGGTCATCCACTCGCTCGTCAACACCTACAAGAAGGTGCTGGCCGTTGCCATCGAGACCGAGTTCAGCTGGCCCGAGATtgaggagctcaaggaccGCATCGCCAACCCCGAGGCCtatgccgctgccgccccggcggccgctgctgctgctggcccggccgagaccaaggccgaggagaagaaggaggagtccgagaaggaggagtcGGACGATgagggcttcggcggcctcTT CGACTAG